A genomic stretch from Flavobacterium humidisoli includes:
- a CDS encoding CinA family protein: MASDKVTACCKALIEKNLTIAFAESASAGKMCYEFSTVFNSGRVLIGGMVCYHSSMKEDLLHIPWGTIEQYSAESAEVTKLMAQNFYRYINSDICVGLTGLTTPGGSESESKPVGTIFIHIIFGEKQIAKRFEFKGMPESIINQAIDVVADLILKEIG; encoded by the coding sequence ATGGCATCAGATAAGGTAACGGCATGTTGTAAGGCTTTAATAGAAAAAAATTTAACTATAGCATTTGCAGAAAGTGCTTCGGCAGGAAAAATGTGTTATGAATTTTCAACAGTTTTTAATTCTGGAAGAGTCCTTATAGGAGGAATGGTTTGTTATCATTCGTCTATGAAAGAAGATTTGCTTCATATTCCGTGGGGAACAATTGAGCAATATAGTGCCGAATCTGCAGAAGTTACAAAGTTAATGGCACAGAACTTTTACCGTTACATTAATTCGGATATCTGCGTTGGATTAACTGGATTAACTACACCTGGCGGAAGCGAAAGTGAGTCTAAACCTGTTGGAACTATTTTTATCCATATCATTTTTGGTGAAAAACAAATTGCCAAACGTTTCGAATTTAAAGGAATGCCAGAAAGTATTATCAATCAGGCGATAGATGTTGTAGCCGATTTGATTCTAAAAGAAATTGGATAA